Proteins from one Cryptomeria japonica chromosome 4, Sugi_1.0, whole genome shotgun sequence genomic window:
- the LOC131046855 gene encoding uncharacterized protein LOC131046855: MDEGSSFQSSSQRSSSFSSGSSSNGDAGNFECNICLELAQDPIVTMCGHLFCWPCLYKWLYGHSKCQECPVCKALVEESKIVPLYGRGKVGAPDPRSKTTPGVNIPNRPAGHRPETAPSPGPNQYQHQPFGFMGGAPAPMAAPRFGNFTFSAGFGLFPSLFGFQMHGFPEGVGYGAAPGFQYGFSNPFHHGHPHGFQQHHMTREQEQEAMLSKLLLLVGACVLGFLIFF; the protein is encoded by the coding sequence ATGGATGAGGGTTCCTCTTTCCAATCATCATCACAACGCAGTTCAAGTTTTTCCTCAGGCAGCAGCAGCAATGGTGATGCCGGAAACTTTGAGTGCAATATTTGTCTTGAATTGGCACAGGATCCAATTGTAACGATGTGTGGTCACCTTTTCTGTTGGCCTTGTCTGTACAAGTGGCTTTATGGACATTCAAAATGCCAAGAGTGTCCTGTTTGTAAGGCTTTGGTGGAAGAGAGCAAGATTGTTCCCTTGTACGGACGAGGAAAAGTAGGTGCCCCAGATCCAAGATCAAAAACTACGCCTGGTGTAAATATTCCCAACAGGCCTGCTGGTCACCGCCCAGAAACAGCTCCTTCTCCAGGCCCTAATCAATACCAACATCAGCCATTTGGCTTTATggggggtgctcctgcaccaatggcAGCACCTCGGTTTGGGAATTTTACATTCTCTGCAGGCTTTGGCTTATTTCCATCTCTCTTTGGCTTCCAAATGCATGGTTTTCCAGAGGGTGTTGGGTATGGTGCAGCTCCTGGGTTTCAGTATGGATTTTCCAATCCATTCCATCATGGTCACCCCCATGGATTTCAGCAGCATCATATGACTCGAGAACAAGAGCAGGAAGCCATGCTGTCAAAACTTCTGCTACTCGTTGGAGCTTGTGTCCTTGGCTTTTTAATTTTCTTCTAG